Proteins encoded in a region of the Streptomyces sp. NBC_00310 genome:
- a CDS encoding carbon-nitrogen hydrolase family protein, whose amino-acid sequence MTRLRIALANLEIPENPEDSVVRAERAVRAAAAADARIVCFPEAYVPGYPWPPRSRKAVSANFLEAAHERIAQAARESHIYVVLGTERYVSDKPRLTTLVLRPDGGRAGYQDKVQLDPAEDSIYEAGSDRRIFEVDGFRFGIAICHEGFRYPETVRWAVCNGAQLVFHPHYSEAETGAFQPTEFADPRNSFHERAFLCRAAENNCYIAAVNCASPGSPTTSAVVRPDGTLLSHQPYGKPGLLVCDIDPAEATPLLAQRLKTCS is encoded by the coding sequence ATGACAAGACTTCGCATCGCGCTCGCCAACCTCGAAATTCCCGAGAATCCAGAAGACTCCGTGGTGCGAGCCGAGCGCGCGGTCAGAGCCGCTGCTGCTGCCGACGCGCGTATCGTGTGCTTCCCGGAAGCGTACGTGCCGGGCTACCCATGGCCGCCGCGATCGCGTAAGGCCGTGAGCGCCAACTTCTTGGAAGCTGCGCACGAGCGCATCGCCCAGGCCGCGCGGGAGAGCCACATCTACGTGGTGCTCGGTACGGAGCGGTACGTTTCCGACAAGCCACGTCTGACCACGCTCGTGCTTCGGCCCGACGGCGGTCGAGCGGGTTATCAGGACAAGGTACAGCTCGACCCAGCAGAAGATTCCATATACGAGGCGGGCAGCGATCGCCGGATATTCGAAGTCGACGGCTTCCGCTTCGGCATCGCGATTTGCCACGAGGGCTTTCGCTATCCGGAGACAGTACGCTGGGCCGTTTGCAACGGCGCCCAGTTGGTGTTTCACCCGCACTATAGCGAAGCAGAGACCGGCGCGTTTCAGCCAACTGAATTCGCCGACCCGAGAAACTCCTTTCACGAGAGGGCATTTCTATGTCGCGCCGCCGAGAACAATTGCTACATCGCCGCCGTCAACTGCGCGAGCCCGGGATCGCCCACGACATCCGCCGTAGTGCGGCCGGACGGCACGCTGCTTAGCCATCAACCTTACGGAAAGCCCGGGCTGTTGGTCTGCGACATCGATCCCGCCGAAGCCACGCCATTGCTCGCGCAACGCCTGAAAACTTGTTCGTGA
- a CDS encoding NAD-dependent epimerase/dehydratase family protein yields MAFISPRSTAGPTRTSTTDNRATTTSTDTDAILVVGGTGFIGSAVLKELAREHPAHGPRPLRVLSRRPPQAAEATGVRHVAGDLADPLTLRDVCSGVATVIHAASYVGRDRHKCHDINHLGTQALLAEARRHGVRHFIYVSTASIYGMGPHRGPHEGQLEPSPVSPASTTRLRAEEAVRAAGGTVLRPHLIYGAGDRWFVPTVARVLRQVPSWPDGTPPRSSVIAVEDLARVIAALSRQPRPHGNDGTYHVADPRLLPMDSLLARLRTLLRLPEIQRVPISEHRGLVRQRIPELSAHQYALLTEDHWFDTSHIWHHTELDPGPGFDERFAACSAWYAQHLNHEA; encoded by the coding sequence ATGGCCTTCATTTCCCCTAGAAGTACGGCCGGGCCCACACGGACGTCGACGACCGACAACCGCGCCACCACGACGAGTACCGACACCGACGCGATCCTGGTGGTGGGCGGCACAGGATTCATCGGCAGCGCCGTACTGAAGGAGTTGGCCCGAGAACATCCCGCACACGGCCCGAGGCCCCTGCGCGTACTGTCCCGAAGACCGCCCCAGGCGGCCGAAGCCACCGGAGTGCGGCATGTGGCCGGCGATCTCGCCGACCCCCTCACCCTGCGTGACGTCTGCTCGGGAGTCGCGACGGTGATCCACGCCGCCAGTTACGTGGGACGCGACCGGCACAAGTGCCACGACATCAACCACCTGGGCACACAAGCCCTGCTGGCCGAGGCCCGCCGACACGGAGTCCGGCACTTCATCTACGTCAGCACGGCCTCAATCTACGGGATGGGCCCCCACCGCGGCCCGCACGAGGGGCAGTTGGAGCCTTCGCCGGTCTCACCCGCCAGCACCACACGCCTACGCGCCGAGGAAGCCGTACGGGCCGCAGGCGGCACTGTCCTGCGCCCTCACCTCATCTACGGTGCCGGGGACCGCTGGTTCGTACCCACCGTGGCCCGCGTTCTTCGGCAGGTGCCGTCCTGGCCGGACGGAACACCGCCCCGATCCTCCGTCATAGCGGTCGAGGATCTCGCCCGAGTCATCGCAGCTCTGTCGCGGCAGCCCCGCCCGCACGGCAACGACGGCACCTATCACGTGGCCGACCCGCGGCTGCTGCCCATGGACAGCCTGCTCGCACGCCTGCGGACCCTCCTGCGCCTGCCGGAAATCCAGCGGGTGCCGATCAGCGAACACCGCGGGCTGGTGAGACAACGGATACCGGAACTCTCCGCCCACCAGTACGCCCTGCTCACCGAGGACCACTGGTTCGACACCAGTCACATCTGGCACCACACGGAACTGGACCCGGGCCCGGGCTTCGACGAGCGCTTCGCCGCCTGCTCCGCCTGGTACGCACAGCACTTGAACCACGAAGCCTGA
- a CDS encoding ScbR family autoregulator-binding transcription factor, with amino-acid sequence MAKQDRAIRTHRTILLAAAKVFEERGYQAATISEILNCAGVTKGALYFHFRSKEELALGVLDAQDNHFHIPRRPCRTQELVDIVMLHAHRLQTDPMVRASVRLAMDQMATTLDRTGPFQRWSQLIQEILENAQTQGELLPHIHPPTTSDVIVGSFAGIQSMSQAFTDYNDLTTRATHLLRHLLPTITQPPIITNLHLTPTRGAHVHQETQQPQNQPTTTHLDASGGTHS; translated from the coding sequence ATGGCAAAACAGGACCGGGCCATCCGCACACACCGAACCATCCTCCTCGCCGCAGCCAAAGTATTCGAAGAACGCGGCTACCAAGCCGCCACCATCTCCGAAATCCTCAACTGCGCCGGAGTCACCAAAGGAGCCCTCTACTTCCACTTCCGATCCAAAGAAGAACTCGCCCTCGGCGTCCTCGACGCCCAGGACAACCACTTCCACATCCCCCGCAGACCCTGCAGAACACAAGAACTCGTCGACATCGTCATGCTCCACGCCCACCGCCTCCAGACCGACCCCATGGTCCGCGCCAGCGTCCGCCTCGCCATGGACCAAATGGCCACCACCCTCGACCGCACCGGCCCCTTCCAACGCTGGAGCCAACTCATCCAGGAAATCCTCGAAAACGCCCAAACCCAAGGCGAACTCCTCCCCCACATCCACCCCCCCACCACCTCCGACGTCATCGTCGGCTCCTTCGCCGGCATCCAATCCATGTCCCAAGCCTTCACCGACTACAACGACCTCACCACCCGAGCCACCCACCTCCTACGCCACCTCCTCCCCACCATCACCCAACCCCCCATCATCACCAACCTCCACCTCACCCCCACCCGCGGCGCCCACGTCCACCAAGAAACCCAACAACCCCAAAACCAACCCACCACCACACACCTCGATGCCAGCGGCGGCACGCACTCCTAA
- a CDS encoding ScbA/BarX family gamma-butyrolactone biosynthesis protein: protein MTASTFQVEHPTLRTAPPKALTGASSLPGAFDHLALTTTVPKEFVHRAAVAEVLLTGWERTDDTRFTVRAQWPRAHSFFTAVEGRHDPLIAAETIRQVGSLLAHAEFGVPLGHHFLMWELNIAVHPEQLHIGAAPASLELDITCPDIKRRGRTLAALRYEAVIRRDGQPLATGSASYSCASPTVYQRLRTPHTPPTTHPRLPLTAPVAPQTVGRTSPTDVVLTPLTTPHHWQLRLDTRHPVLFDHPVDHVPGMVLIEAARQATATVLPHPLLPLSLTSTFHRYAELHTPCIIKATPTPNPGPNPGPHTPVQITGHQNGQPVFHCTVTPTPH from the coding sequence ATGACCGCGAGCACATTCCAGGTCGAACACCCAACGCTCCGCACAGCACCGCCGAAAGCCCTCACCGGGGCCTCCAGCCTCCCCGGCGCCTTCGACCACCTCGCCCTCACCACCACCGTCCCCAAAGAGTTCGTCCACCGCGCAGCGGTCGCGGAAGTCCTGCTCACCGGCTGGGAACGCACCGACGACACCCGCTTCACCGTCAGAGCCCAATGGCCCCGCGCCCACAGCTTCTTCACCGCCGTCGAAGGCCGCCACGACCCGCTCATCGCAGCCGAAACAATCCGCCAGGTCGGCTCACTCCTGGCCCACGCAGAATTCGGCGTCCCCCTCGGCCACCACTTCCTGATGTGGGAACTCAACATCGCCGTACACCCCGAACAGCTCCACATCGGCGCCGCCCCCGCCTCCCTGGAACTCGACATCACCTGCCCCGACATCAAACGCCGCGGCCGCACCCTGGCAGCCCTGCGCTACGAAGCAGTGATCCGACGCGACGGACAACCCCTCGCCACCGGCAGCGCCTCCTACTCCTGCGCCTCCCCCACCGTCTACCAGCGCCTCCGCACCCCCCACACACCCCCCACCACACACCCCCGCCTCCCCCTCACCGCCCCCGTCGCACCACAAACCGTCGGACGCACATCCCCCACCGACGTCGTCCTCACCCCCCTCACCACACCCCACCACTGGCAACTACGCCTCGACACCCGCCACCCCGTCCTCTTCGACCACCCCGTCGACCACGTGCCCGGCATGGTCCTGATCGAAGCCGCCCGCCAGGCCACCGCAACCGTCCTGCCCCACCCCCTCCTCCCCCTCTCCCTCACCAGCACCTTCCACCGCTACGCCGAACTCCACACCCCCTGCATCATCAAAGCCACCCCCACCCCCAACCCCGGCCCCAACCCCGGCCCCCACACACCCGTCCAGATCACCGGCCACCAAAACGGCCAACCCGTCTTCCACTGCACCGTAACCCCCACCCCCCACTGA